The nucleotide sequence GCTGACCGGGGATCGGCATGCGGCGGAGGACCTGCTTCAGGAGGTGTTGGAGCAGGTGTATGTGCGGTGGCGTCGAGTGCAGGGCAGCCCGGAGGCGTACGCGCGGCGCGCGTTGGTCAACCGGTCGATCAACCGGTGGCGCCGCCGTGCCCGCCGGCCCGAGCAGTCGCTGGGCCGGCACGACGAGGTCGCCCGTGACCACGCCGACGCCGTGGCTCTCCGCGGAGTGGTCGTTGCGGCGCTGCGGGCGTTGCCGCCTCGGCAGCGGGCCGCAGTCGTGCTCCGTTACCTGGAGGACGTGTCGGTGACTGACGTCGCCGCGGCGATGGGCTGTTCTCAGGGCGCGGTGAAAAGTCACGCCGCGCGCGGGCTGGCTCGACTGCGCGAGGTGCTGGCCGCATCGGATCTCGTCATGCCCATCACCGACTCTGGGGGTTCGCGATGACTTTGAACGACAGTGACGTGCGCGACGTTCTGCACCGCGCGACGGATCATCTGGTCGCCCCGCCCGGTCTGCTCGAGGAGGTGCGCCGGGGCGGGCACCGGCGGGTGGTACGCCGCCGGGCCGTGCTGGCGGTCGTCTGCGCGGCCGTGGTGGCGGCGCCCGTGGGCGGGCTCCAGCTGGCGAACGGTGGCGGAGCGGCGCAGGTCGCTTCGCCGCTGCTCGACGAGCCCACTCGCGGTGATCTGGCGGGTGACGAGGGGTACCTGCGGCAGGTCCGCGACGCGTGGCAGCGCCGCCTGAAGCAGGACGGAGAGCAGCTGCGCGGCGAGCCGCACATCGTCTGGGCCGGACGTACGCCTGCCGGCCCCGCCGCCTACGTCGCCCACCGCACCGTCCACAACCCGGTCGCCAGTTCCGAAGGCGACCGCGTGATCGCGATGGCGGCGTTCGTCGAACCCACCGCCGACGGACCGCGGGTCACGACGCGGGAGCAGGTCACCGATGCCGGCACGGATGGGATCTCGCAGGCGGCGCTGCTCGGGCCGCAGCGCGACGTGCTCGTCGTACTCGACGTCGGGCAACCGGTGGAGTTCTCGCCCGAACTGCGGTACCTGCCCGACGGCAGGGTCAGCCGCAGCTTCCAGCGGGTCGCGTTCCGAGACGGCGCGGCCGTGCTGGCGGTGCCGCCGCAGCGCACGAAGATCAGTGTCGCGCTCTCCAGGACCCCGGTCAGCCGGGACAACATGGTGCACATCTCGAATGACGGCCCGATTCTCTTCCCCGAGGGCAAGGAGCGGCCGAGACCACCGCAGCTCCGCCACACGTTGCCCGGCGCGGAGAAGGTCTGGACAGGTGATCCGAGCGCGAAGAAGGTGGGCGCGCCGGCCGAGGCTCTTGCGGATTACATCGACTCCGCAGGCGTGCACACGAGCGACGGGTCTCCCCTCCTGTGGGTCTACGGGGCAACCCCGGACGGTCGGCTGCTCCTCGTGGAGACCATCCAGTACGACGACGACCCCGCCCGCGTCATCGCGCTGCTCGCTCCCAGGTACCTCGCCTTCAAGGCGGTCGCCAGCACCTTTGCGGACTGGAGATCGCCGTTGCCCGTACGGCTGCGACTGCCCGACAACCAGGGCGTTCTGGTCGCCGCCGAGGGCGCGGCGCTGAGCTACCGCATCGGTAAAGGTCAGTGGCAGGAGGCCGGTAGGAACGCGGCACTGCTGCCCGCCGACGCCACCGACGTGCGTGTCACCGACGCCGGAGGCACCGTCACCACCGTCCCCGTCACGTCCTGATCCGCATCAACCGCACTCCGCCTGCCGGCTCACAGCGGAGTGAGCCGGTGGGCGTCCCGGCTCCGGGCAGCCGCCGTCGCGCTCGGGATCTTGACCAATACGTCGATCATCTGCTTATGTAGACGACATGACCAGGCCCTCCGCGTCGATGCGCGAACCCACCTATTTCATCCTGGCCGCGTTGCAGGACGAGCCCCTGCACGGCTACGCGATCGTCAAGCGGGCGCAGGAGTTGTCCGACGGCCGGGTACGCCTCACGACGGGCACCCTCTACGCCGCTCTGGACCGGCTCACCGGTGAGGAGATGGTGAGGGTGGCCGAGGAAGCGGTGGTCAACGGTCGTGCCCGCCGCACCTACGAGCTGACCCAGCGAGGTTTGTCCGCGCTGACCGCGGAAGCGGAGCGGATGGCTGCGGCGGCGAGCGTCGTTCGTAACCATTCCGTCCGCCCGGCGGCTGCGGGCCGGGTGGTGCCGGCATGACCGAGCTGGAGCGCCGTTACCGGTGGCTGCTGCGGGCCTACCCCCGCGCCTACCGGCAGTATCGCGCCGACGAGATGCTCGAAACCCTCCTCGCCACGGCCGACGACGCGCGGCGGCCGAGCCTTCGGGAGGCGGTGGCGCTCGTGGTCGGGGGGCTGCGCGCCCGCACCGGCGTCGACCGCCTCGGCTCGCGATCGGCGCTGGGATACTCCGCGCTGCGAGTGTCCGCGCTGTCCCTGCTCGTGTACGGCAT is from Micromonospora terminaliae and encodes:
- a CDS encoding SigE family RNA polymerase sigma factor, which gives rise to MVLLRVAFLLTGDRHAAEDLLQEVLEQVYVRWRRVQGSPEAYARRALVNRSINRWRRRARRPEQSLGRHDEVARDHADAVALRGVVVAALRALPPRQRAAVVLRYLEDVSVTDVAAAMGCSQGAVKSHAARGLARLREVLAASDLVMPITDSGGSR
- a CDS encoding PadR family transcriptional regulator, coding for MTRPSASMREPTYFILAALQDEPLHGYAIVKRAQELSDGRVRLTTGTLYAALDRLTGEEMVRVAEEAVVNGRARRTYELTQRGLSALTAEAERMAAAASVVRNHSVRPAAAGRVVPA